TGTACTTGTCCTCGGGCAGCAATTGCCCTTTCTCCAGGGAAGTTTCACCCGGATCAAGAACCACATAGGCTTCAAAATAGAGAACCTTTTCGAGATCCTTGAGGGTCATATCCAGCAATGCACCGATTCTTGAAGGCAAAGACTTCAGGAACCAGATGTGCGCGACCGGGCAAGCAAGATCGATATGCCCGAGGCGCTCCCGGCGAACCTTACTGGGGATAACTTCAACACCGCACTTCTCGCAGACAATGCCGCGGTGCTTCATTCTTTTATATTTTCCACAGTTACATTCATAATCCTTGGTCGGACCAAAGATTTTGGCGCAGAACAAACCATCCCGCTCCGGTTTGAATGTACGGTAATTAATGGTCTCCGGCTTTTTAACCTCGCCGAAGGACCGTTCCCGGATCTTCTCCGGTGACGCCAGTGAAAGCTGGATAGAGTTAAAACTCAACGGATCTTTCGGGCGTTCAAAGAGACTGAATATATCTTCCAAAACGCATCCTCCTTGTAGGATGAGTGTTCAGCTTTTCAACAAAACTTAACCAAGTGCCAGGAAGGGGAAAGCTTAGTCCTCTTCCAGCAGATCAACATCAAGGCAAAGCGCCTGCAATTCCTTAATCAAAACATTGAAGGACTCGGGCAGACCCGCCTCAAGGGTATGCTTCCCTTTAACAATGGCCTCATACATCCTGGTTCGTCCGGCAACGTCATCGGACTTAACGGTCAGGAATTCCTGCAACGCATGGGCTGCACCGTAAGCCTCCATTGCCCAGACCTCCATCTCACCCAGACGCTGGCCGCCGAACTGTGCTTTACCACCAAGCGGCTGCTGGGTAACAAGGCTGTAGGGACCGATGGACCGGGCATGGATTTTATCATCAACCAAGTGGTGCAGTTTCAGCATGTACATGATGCCGACGGTAACTTTTTCCTTGAAAGCATTACCGGTTTTACCATCGTACAAGGTCATCTGTCCGCTGGTGCTGAACCCGGAACGGTCCAACTCGGACTTGATCTGGTCTTCGTTGACCCCCTCAAAGACAGGTGAAGCCATCGGCACGCCATGCATCAGGCGACGGGCCAGGACCTTAAGATCTTCTTCCTCAAGGCCGTCGATAAAGCCGTTAAGCTCCTCATCGCCATAAGCGGTTTTGATTTGCCCCTTCAATGCTTCGACACTGTACTGTTCTTCAAACACTTTCCGGATCTGATTGCCCAGACCGCGGGCGGCGAGTCCCAAATGGGTTTCAAGAATCTGCCCAACGTTCATACGCGAGGGAACCCCGAGCGGATTCAGCACGATTTCCACCGGCGTTCCGTCGGCCATATAAGGCATGTCTTCCTGCGGCAAAATGCGGGAAAGAACACCCTTGTTCCCGTGCCGTCCGGCCATTTTATCACCGACTTGAAGCTTCCGCTTGATGGCGATATAAACTTTGACCATTTTGATAACGCCCGGTGGCAGATCGTCGCCACGCTTGCATTTATCGATTTTATCTTCAAAAACAGCCGTGATGATCTGCTCCCGCTCTGCGAGACGATTGAGCAGGTTGGCAATTTTTTCTTCCACTTCAGGCGCCCCGGAAACGGAGATATCCTGAATCTGTCCGAACGCCACCTTTTCAAAGGCCTGCTCGGTGATCTTTTTCCCAGCGGGAAGAATTTCACCGCCATCCTCGTCAAGCAGGGCAACAGCTGCTGTCGTGCCGACCAGGAGGGAACGAATCTTGTTGCGGGTCGATTTGCGCAGGATGCGGATTTCGTCATCCTGGTCCTTGCGCAGTTTTTCGATTTCACGAGCCTCAATCTGCTCGGTCCGGGCATCCTTGTCAGACCCTTTCCGAGAGAAGACCCTGGCGCCGATAACAACCCCTTCTTCACCTGGCGGAACCCTCAAAGAGGTGTCACGAACATCACCCGCTTTTTCACCGAAAATCGCCCGCAGTAGTTTTTCTTCCGGCGACAACTGAGTCTCACCTTTGGGCGTGATTTTCCCAACCAGGATATCACCAGGCTTGACACTGGCGCCAATCCGGATAATCCCCGACTCATCCAGGTCACGCAGTGCGTCTTCACCAAGATTAGGGATATCATCGGTAATCTCCTCTTTACCCAGCTTGGTATCCCGGGCAACACATTCGAATTCTTCGATGTGAATAGAGGTATAGCGGTCATCCTGCACCAATTTCTCGGAAATCAGGATCGAATCTTCAAAGTTGTAACCATGCCAGGGCATGAACGCAACCAGGACATTCTGTCCCAGCGCCAGCTCACCCCACTGGGTGGACGGGCCGTCGGCAATGACATCGCCGCGCTTGACCCGATCCCCGACCTTGACGATCGGTTTCTGGTTGATGCAGGTATTCTGGTTCGAACGACTGAACTTCAGCAAGTTATAGATATCGACCCCGGTGCCAGTTTCATCCATCTCCTTCTCGGAGATCTGGATAACAACCCGATCGGCATCCACGCTTTCCACGACACCGTCATGGCGGGCGACAACCGAGTTACCGGAATCGTGGGCAACCACCCGCTCCATCCCGGTACCCACCAACGGAGCATCGGTCCGCAGCAACGGCACGGCCTGGCGCTGCATGTTGGATCCCATCAGCGCACGGTTGGCATCATCGTTCTCCAAAAACGGAATCAACGCCGCAGCAACCGACACGATCTGCTTGGGTGAAACATCCATCAGATTGATCTGATCCGGTGGCAACAGCATGAATTCGCCGTTTTTACGGACGTTGACCAGCTCATTGATGAACACCCCGTTATCGTCGATAGGCGCATTGGCCTGGGCGATGGCGTGTCCTTCCTCTTCCAGAGCGGAGAAATATTTGATCTCGTTGGTCACCTGCCCGTCCCGGACGATCCGGTAAGGTGTTTCGACAAAGCCGTACTCGTTAATCCGGGCATAGGTCGAGAGGGAGGCGATGAGGCCGATGTTCGGGCCTTCCGGGGTTTCGATCGGACACACCCGGCCATAGTGGGTCGGATGGACGTCACGCACCTCGAAACCAGCACGCTCACGAGTCAGACCGCCAGGTCCCAGGGCGGACAGACGCCGTTTATGAGTGACCTCGGAAAGCGGATTGGTCTGGTCCATGAATTGCGACAGCTGCGAGGAGCCGAAAAATTCCTTGACCACCGCGGAAACCGGTTTGGAATTGATCAGGTCATGGGGCATCAGGCTGTCGACATCCTGCAGGCTCATGCGTTCCTTGATGGCCCGCTCCATTCTGACCAAACCGACCCGGTACTGGTTTTCGAGCAGCTCGCCGACAGCACGAACCCGACGGTTGCCAAGGTGATCGATATCATCGATGCCGCCTTTACCGTTTCTCAAGTCGATCAAATAACGAACGACCTGAAGAATATCTTCTTTGGTCAGGGTCGATTGCTCAATCGGGCTGTCAACACCAAGCTTGTGATTCAGTTTGAGCCGGCCAACCGCCGAGATATCATAACGATCCTCACTGAAAAACAGGCTCTCAAACAAACTGTTAGCGGTTTTGATGGTCGGCGGATCGCCGGGCCGCAGCCGCCGGAAAATCTCGATAATCGCATCTTCCGCGGTTTCGACCTTGTCCCCTCTCAGGGTATCGCTCAAATAAGAGCCGACATACAGGTGGTCGATGAACAGGATGGGGAATTCATTGATCCCCTTCTCTTTAAACTCTTCGAGTTTTCCTTCGGTCAGCTCAGCGTTACACTCAAGAATGACTTCGCCGGTGGTTTCGTCGACGATATCTGTCGCCACGA
This genomic window from Pelobacter seleniigenes DSM 18267 contains:
- the rpoB gene encoding DNA-directed RNA polymerase subunit beta, with translation MAYSFANNPLLRKHFAKVSNIIDIPNLIDIQKTSYKRFLQAETPVSERKQSGLEAVFRSVFPIRDFSDTCSMEYVSYGLGTPKYDVEECHQRGMTYAAPIKVKVRLVTWDVDKDSGAQSIRDIKEQEVYFGEIPLMTENGTFIINGTERVIVSQLHRSPGVFFSHDKGKTHSSGKVLYNARIIPYRGSWLDFDFDHKDLLWVRIDRRRKLPATVLLKALGYTTEELLKYYYDVEEICWDGQGYSKKVNLDLLAGQRATADVLDDGGEVIVKANRKFTRAAIRKLKEIGLETIPVLAEGLVGQVVATDIVDETTGEVILECNAELTEGKLEEFKEKGINEFPILFIDHLYVGSYLSDTLRGDKVETAEDAIIEIFRRLRPGDPPTIKTANSLFESLFFSEDRYDISAVGRLKLNHKLGVDSPIEQSTLTKEDILQVVRYLIDLRNGKGGIDDIDHLGNRRVRAVGELLENQYRVGLVRMERAIKERMSLQDVDSLMPHDLINSKPVSAVVKEFFGSSQLSQFMDQTNPLSEVTHKRRLSALGPGGLTRERAGFEVRDVHPTHYGRVCPIETPEGPNIGLIASLSTYARINEYGFVETPYRIVRDGQVTNEIKYFSALEEEGHAIAQANAPIDDNGVFINELVNVRKNGEFMLLPPDQINLMDVSPKQIVSVAAALIPFLENDDANRALMGSNMQRQAVPLLRTDAPLVGTGMERVVAHDSGNSVVARHDGVVESVDADRVVIQISEKEMDETGTGVDIYNLLKFSRSNQNTCINQKPIVKVGDRVKRGDVIADGPSTQWGELALGQNVLVAFMPWHGYNFEDSILISEKLVQDDRYTSIHIEEFECVARDTKLGKEEITDDIPNLGEDALRDLDESGIIRIGASVKPGDILVGKITPKGETQLSPEEKLLRAIFGEKAGDVRDTSLRVPPGEEGVVIGARVFSRKGSDKDARTEQIEAREIEKLRKDQDDEIRILRKSTRNKIRSLLVGTTAAVALLDEDGGEILPAGKKITEQAFEKVAFGQIQDISVSGAPEVEEKIANLLNRLAEREQIITAVFEDKIDKCKRGDDLPPGVIKMVKVYIAIKRKLQVGDKMAGRHGNKGVLSRILPQEDMPYMADGTPVEIVLNPLGVPSRMNVGQILETHLGLAARGLGNQIRKVFEEQYSVEALKGQIKTAYGDEELNGFIDGLEEEDLKVLARRLMHGVPMASPVFEGVNEDQIKSELDRSGFSTSGQMTLYDGKTGNAFKEKVTVGIMYMLKLHHLVDDKIHARSIGPYSLVTQQPLGGKAQFGGQRLGEMEVWAMEAYGAAHALQEFLTVKSDDVAGRTRMYEAIVKGKHTLEAGLPESFNVLIKELQALCLDVDLLEED